A single region of the Pontimicrobium sp. SW4 genome encodes:
- a CDS encoding succinate dehydrogenase/fumarate reductase iron-sulfur subunit produces the protein MNLTLKIWRQKDASSKGQMVDYKVTDISEHMSFLEMMDVLNEQLVNSGDEPVAFDHDCREGICGMCSMYINGEAHGPDRGITTCQLHMRMFKDGDTITIEPFRAKAFPVIKDLVVDRMAFERIQQAGGYISVNTSGNTQDANAIPISKHAADEAMDAATCIGCGACVATCKNSSAMLFVGAKVSQYALLPQGQVEAADRVRNMVAQMDAEGFGNCTNTGACEVECPKGISLDTIARMNRELMKASLK, from the coding sequence ATGAATCTAACACTTAAAATTTGGAGACAAAAAGATGCCTCTTCTAAGGGTCAAATGGTCGATTATAAAGTCACTGATATTTCAGAGCACATGTCTTTTTTAGAGATGATGGATGTTTTAAATGAACAATTGGTTAATTCTGGTGATGAACCTGTAGCCTTCGATCACGATTGTCGTGAAGGTATTTGTGGGATGTGCTCTATGTATATTAACGGTGAAGCACATGGCCCAGATAGAGGTATTACAACTTGCCAATTACATATGCGTATGTTTAAAGATGGTGATACTATTACTATTGAACCGTTTAGAGCTAAAGCTTTCCCTGTAATAAAAGATTTAGTTGTAGATAGAATGGCTTTTGAGCGTATTCAACAAGCTGGTGGTTATATTTCAGTAAATACTTCTGGAAACACACAAGACGCAAATGCTATTCCTATTTCTAAACATGCTGCAGACGAAGCTATGGACGCTGCAACTTGTATTGGTTGTGGCGCTTGTGTAGCTACTTGCAAAAATTCATCTGCAATGTTGTTTGTAGGTGCAAAAGTAAGTCAATATGCTTTATTACCACAAGGACAAGTAGAAGCTGCAGATCGTGTTAGAAATATGGTAGCACAAATGGATGCTGAAGGTTTTGGAAATTGTACCAATACTGGAGCATGTGAAGTTGAATGTCCTAAAGGTATTTCATTGGATACTATTGCTCGAATGAATAGAGAGCTTATGAAGGCAAGTTTGAAATAA
- a CDS encoding four helix bundle protein, whose translation MDKIKTYKDLLVWQKGIEIVKETYLICKEIPNDELFGLQSQIKRSSISIPSNIAEGWGRNYTKNYIQFLKYSKGSLLELETQIIIAKELNFIATESFNKIQGLITEESKMLNAFIKSIEK comes from the coding sequence ATGGACAAAATTAAAACATATAAAGATTTACTTGTTTGGCAAAAAGGAATTGAAATTGTTAAAGAAACTTATCTAATATGTAAAGAAATTCCAAATGATGAGTTATTTGGATTACAGAGTCAAATTAAACGTTCATCAATATCTATCCCTTCTAATATAGCTGAAGGTTGGGGAAGAAATTACACTAAGAATTATATACAATTCTTAAAGTATTCGAAAGGCTCTCTATTAGAATTAGAAACTCAAATTATAATTGCAAAAGAGTTAAATTTTATTGCAACAGAAAGTTTTAATAAAATTCAAGGTTTAATTACCGAAGAAAGTAAAATGTTAAACGCCTTTATAAAATCAATAGAAAAATAA